One genomic window of Ilyobacter polytropus DSM 2926 includes the following:
- a CDS encoding gamma-glutamyl-gamma-aminobutyrate hydrolase family protein: MKKIGISSGLYINNKMFNDYKMTCVANNYMNSVILAGAVPFVLPCIANENIIEEQLKNLDGIIFTGGEDCSPALYGEETLSKCGRITPERDEADMLFLKKALELKIPILGICRGTQLLNVILGGSLYQDLSYMEEEAFLKHQQEINQAQPSHKIKIQNNSFLKSILGGEAWVNSFHHQSIKELASCFKISAESSDGVIEAYESISEDYFMLGVQWHPEMMAARGNDKMLELFKKFIEKL, translated from the coding sequence ATGAAAAAAATTGGGATATCGTCAGGTCTGTACATCAATAATAAGATGTTTAATGATTATAAAATGACATGTGTTGCAAATAATTATATGAATTCAGTTATACTGGCTGGGGCAGTTCCTTTTGTTTTGCCTTGTATTGCAAATGAAAATATAATTGAAGAGCAGTTAAAAAATTTAGACGGGATTATTTTTACAGGTGGAGAAGATTGTTCACCTGCCCTGTATGGTGAGGAAACCCTTTCTAAATGTGGTAGAATTACACCGGAAAGAGATGAAGCAGATATGCTGTTTCTCAAGAAAGCCCTAGAGCTAAAGATACCTATTTTAGGTATTTGCAGAGGAACGCAGCTTCTAAATGTAATTTTAGGTGGGAGTTTGTATCAGGATTTATCATATATGGAAGAAGAAGCTTTCTTGAAGCATCAGCAGGAAATAAATCAAGCTCAACCATCTCACAAAATAAAAATTCAAAATAATTCATTTTTAAAAAGTATTTTAGGTGGTGAGGCATGGGTAAATTCATTTCACCATCAATCCATTAAAGAACTTGCGTCATGTTTTAAAATAAGTGCAGAATCATCAGACGGGGTTATTGAGGCGTATGAATCAATATCTGAAGATTATTTTATGCTGGGTGTTCAGTGGCATCCTGAAATGATGGCAGCACGGGGAAATGATAAGATGTTAGAATTATTTAAAAAATTTATTGAAAAATTATAG